From Syngnathus scovelli strain Florida chromosome 14, RoL_Ssco_1.2, whole genome shotgun sequence, one genomic window encodes:
- the kif6 gene encoding kinesin-like protein KIF6 isoform X4, translating into MSHFKRCQIQDVAEVKGQDSSTMYSTHVSYLEIYNEMGYDLLDSRHEASRLEDLPKVMIMEDTEQNIHLRNLSLQQSANEEDALNLLFLGDTNRMIAETPMNQASTRSHCIFTVHLCRREPGSATLRRSKLHLVDLAGSDRVSKTGLNGQLLTEAKYINLSLHYLEQVIIALSERNRCHIPYRNSMLTSVLRDSLGGNCKTTMIATLAVDQRNLYESISTCRFAQRVAIIKNEAMLNEELDPALLIARLKQEVQCLKEELTMLTGEARDDQLTVEEMHKLEESVKTFVDDPDPGVTMTLGPDMRKIHHCFHLLKTMILGNRSGKCSHHDIQETAAAAAAAAIPEEKDIPEHQTTEDVNKLKELLQQRDHEISVLVKILKKEKKRANDATMQLARISDVQNTAKSDAKPGNDDPASTGPVQYMTRAGPQLSIGKQEAFESFVADHEDHHVIEDNKSLLKQRSAEAKKLGEQLHDAKQKINEFKKQLEVRRRQRAAYGVIGNHKDVGVEVDPVEENLREHIEQEKKIYKSTACHLKALRTEIEHLQLLLERAKVKLHKDFQKWWNEEASNVQESKDEARGHTKTLHGTSPSSSPGTPDFETLIPKPAWSNTVVQEEPAADLSYSPEWKALSKSSLSPSSIPRTGDKQTDADILAFIRARQNLLNRAGSLQN; encoded by the exons ATGAGTCATTTCAAAAGATGCCAGATCCAAGATGTAgctgaggtcaaaggtcag GACAGCAGTACCATGTATAGTACGCACGTATCGTACCTGGAGATTTACAATGAAATGGGTTATGACCTCCTGGATTCCAGACATGAAGCATCTCGACTGGAGGACCTACC AAAAGTCATGATCATGGAAGATACTGAGCAGAACATCCATCTCAGGAACCTGTCCTTGCAGCAGTCTGCAAAtgaagaggacgctctcaatctgTTGTTCTTGGGCGACACCAATCGAATGATTGCAGAA ACCCCCATGAACCAGGCCTCTACACGCTCCCACTGTATTTTTACCGTGCACTTGTGTCGGCGCGAGCCAGGCTCTGCCACTCTCCGGCGCTCCAAGCTCCACCTGGTCGACCTGGCCGGGTCGGATCGCGTCAGCAAGACCGGCCTAAATGGCCAGTTGCTCACTGAGGCCAAATACATCAACCTCTCCCTCCATTACTTAGAACAG gttatcattgccctGTCGGAGAGGAATCGCTGCCATATTCCATACAGGAACTCGATGCTGACCTCGGTGCTGAGGGATAGCCTTGGAGGCAACTGCAAGACCACTATGATTGCTACTCTGGCAGTGGACCAAAGGAACCTATac GAGTCGATCTCGACGTGTCGCTTTGCCCAGCGCGTGGCTATCATCAAGAATGAGGCAATGTTGAATGAAGAACTTGATCCTGCCTTG TTGATTGCACGCCTGAAGCAGGAAGTTCAGTGTCTGAAGGAGGAGCTGACCATGCTGACGGGAGAAGCGAGAGATGACCAGCTAACTGTCGAGGAGATGCACAA GTTGGAAGAGTCAGTCAAGACCTTTGTAGATGATCCCGATCCGGGCGTGACAATGACTTTGGGACCAGACATGAGAAAAATCCATCACTGCTTTCATCTGCTTAAG ACAATGATTCTTGGCAATAGAAGTGGAAAGTGCAGTCACCATGATATACAggagacagcagcagcagcagcagcagcagccatacCAGAGGAAAAAGATATTCCCGAGCACCAGACTACAGAGGACGTTAACAAACTAAAGGAACTGCTGCAGCAGCGTGATCATGAAATCA GTGTCCTGGTCAAGATtttgaagaaggaaaaaaaaagggccaaCGATGCCACAATGCAGCTCGCAAGGATTTCCGATGTACAGAACACGGCCAAGAGTGATGCCAAGCCGGGAAACGATGACCCCGCCTCAACTGGGCCTGTACAGTACATGACAAGAG CAGGGCCGCAGCTCTCCATTGGAAAGCAGGAGGCCTTTGAGAGCTTTGTCGCAGACCATGAGGACCATCACGTCATTGAAGACAACAAGAGTCTGCTCAAACAAAG GTCAGCAGAAGCCAAAAAACTTGGGGAGCAACTTCATGACGCCAAACAAAAAATca ATGAATTTAAGAAGCAGTTGGAAGTGCGTCGAAGACAGAGAGCCGCTTACG GTGTGATTGGAAATCACAAAGACGTTGGTGTGGAGGTGGATCCAGTAGAGGAAAACCTGCGGGAACACATTGAGCAAGAAAAAAAGAT TTACAAGAGCACAGCTTGCCACTTGAAAGCATTGAGAACAGAGATCGAAcacctgcagctgttgttggagAGGGCCAAGGTCAAACTCCACAAGGACTTCCAGAAGTGGTGGAACGAGGAAGCTTCCAATGTGCAG GAGTCGAAAGATGAAGCCAGAGGTCATACAAAAACCCTGCATGGAACCTCACCCTCCTCCTCACCTGGCACTCCAGACTTTGA AACCCTCATTCCCAAGCCAGCATGGTCCAATACGGTGGTGCAAGAGGAACCAGCGGCTGACTTGAGTTATTCACCAGAGTGGAA GGCCCTTTCCAAGTCTTCTCTCTCCCCATCTTCTATCCC
- the kif6 gene encoding kinesin-like protein KIF6 isoform X5, producing the protein MYSTHVSYLEIYNEMGYDLLDSRHEASRLEDLPKVMIMEDTEQNIHLRNLSLQQSANEEDALNLLFLGDTNRMIAETPMNQASTRSHCIFTVHLCRREPGSATLRRSKLHLVDLAGSDRVSKTGLNGQLLTEAKYINLSLHYLEQVIIALSERNRCHIPYRNSMLTSVLRDSLGGNCKTTMIATLAVDQRNLYESISTCRFAQRVAIIKNEAMLNEELDPALLIARLKQEVQCLKEELTMLTGEARDDQLTVEEMHKLEESVKTFVDDPDPGVTMTLGPDMRKIHHCFHLLKTMILGNRSGKCSHHDIQETAAAAAAAAIPEEKDIPEHQTTEDVNKLKELLQQRDHEISVLVKILKKEKKRANDATMQLARISDVQNTAKSDAKPGNDDPASTGPVQYMTRAGPQLSIGKQEAFESFVADHEDHHVIEDNKSLLKQRSAEAKKLGEQLHDAKQKINEFKKQLEVRRRQRAAYGVIGNHKDVGVEVDPVEENLREHIEQEKKIYKSTACHLKALRTEIEHLQLLLERAKVKLHKDFQKWWNEEASNVQESKDEARGHTKTLHGTSPSSSPGTPDFETLIPKPAWSNTVVQEEPAADLSYSPEWKALSKSSLSPSSIPRTGDKQTDADILAFIRARQNLLNRAGSLQN; encoded by the exons ATGTATAGTACGCACGTATCGTACCTGGAGATTTACAATGAAATGGGTTATGACCTCCTGGATTCCAGACATGAAGCATCTCGACTGGAGGACCTACC AAAAGTCATGATCATGGAAGATACTGAGCAGAACATCCATCTCAGGAACCTGTCCTTGCAGCAGTCTGCAAAtgaagaggacgctctcaatctgTTGTTCTTGGGCGACACCAATCGAATGATTGCAGAA ACCCCCATGAACCAGGCCTCTACACGCTCCCACTGTATTTTTACCGTGCACTTGTGTCGGCGCGAGCCAGGCTCTGCCACTCTCCGGCGCTCCAAGCTCCACCTGGTCGACCTGGCCGGGTCGGATCGCGTCAGCAAGACCGGCCTAAATGGCCAGTTGCTCACTGAGGCCAAATACATCAACCTCTCCCTCCATTACTTAGAACAG gttatcattgccctGTCGGAGAGGAATCGCTGCCATATTCCATACAGGAACTCGATGCTGACCTCGGTGCTGAGGGATAGCCTTGGAGGCAACTGCAAGACCACTATGATTGCTACTCTGGCAGTGGACCAAAGGAACCTATac GAGTCGATCTCGACGTGTCGCTTTGCCCAGCGCGTGGCTATCATCAAGAATGAGGCAATGTTGAATGAAGAACTTGATCCTGCCTTG TTGATTGCACGCCTGAAGCAGGAAGTTCAGTGTCTGAAGGAGGAGCTGACCATGCTGACGGGAGAAGCGAGAGATGACCAGCTAACTGTCGAGGAGATGCACAA GTTGGAAGAGTCAGTCAAGACCTTTGTAGATGATCCCGATCCGGGCGTGACAATGACTTTGGGACCAGACATGAGAAAAATCCATCACTGCTTTCATCTGCTTAAG ACAATGATTCTTGGCAATAGAAGTGGAAAGTGCAGTCACCATGATATACAggagacagcagcagcagcagcagcagcagccatacCAGAGGAAAAAGATATTCCCGAGCACCAGACTACAGAGGACGTTAACAAACTAAAGGAACTGCTGCAGCAGCGTGATCATGAAATCA GTGTCCTGGTCAAGATtttgaagaaggaaaaaaaaagggccaaCGATGCCACAATGCAGCTCGCAAGGATTTCCGATGTACAGAACACGGCCAAGAGTGATGCCAAGCCGGGAAACGATGACCCCGCCTCAACTGGGCCTGTACAGTACATGACAAGAG CAGGGCCGCAGCTCTCCATTGGAAAGCAGGAGGCCTTTGAGAGCTTTGTCGCAGACCATGAGGACCATCACGTCATTGAAGACAACAAGAGTCTGCTCAAACAAAG GTCAGCAGAAGCCAAAAAACTTGGGGAGCAACTTCATGACGCCAAACAAAAAATca ATGAATTTAAGAAGCAGTTGGAAGTGCGTCGAAGACAGAGAGCCGCTTACG GTGTGATTGGAAATCACAAAGACGTTGGTGTGGAGGTGGATCCAGTAGAGGAAAACCTGCGGGAACACATTGAGCAAGAAAAAAAGAT TTACAAGAGCACAGCTTGCCACTTGAAAGCATTGAGAACAGAGATCGAAcacctgcagctgttgttggagAGGGCCAAGGTCAAACTCCACAAGGACTTCCAGAAGTGGTGGAACGAGGAAGCTTCCAATGTGCAG GAGTCGAAAGATGAAGCCAGAGGTCATACAAAAACCCTGCATGGAACCTCACCCTCCTCCTCACCTGGCACTCCAGACTTTGA AACCCTCATTCCCAAGCCAGCATGGTCCAATACGGTGGTGCAAGAGGAACCAGCGGCTGACTTGAGTTATTCACCAGAGTGGAA GGCCCTTTCCAAGTCTTCTCTCTCCCCATCTTCTATCCC